The Euphorbia lathyris chromosome 8, ddEupLath1.1, whole genome shotgun sequence genome has a window encoding:
- the LOC136204215 gene encoding DNA mismatch repair protein MSH7: MENQKMQRQKSILSFFQKPSPANPNSGTGETRNGRGAFQFTGKQQHLGFKASSETDIDGSVDSSLEIRGTDTPPEKVPRQILPGTFTAIDSKGSSLFSSIMHKFVKVDDKEKPAERMQDHQTSTGFFSASGRAVDRSRQSKQEACALYSEKKKVITSNGMIDHGCLLVDESIDDVLGPETPGVQPLVPRLKRIQEDIPKFDCSNDWSLNASKKIKLLKDSTTSSKKQGQVCDSTSKFEWLDPLQIRDANGRRPKDPLYDKKTLYIPPDNLKKMSASQKQYWTVKSQYMDVVVFFKVGKFYELYELDAEIGHKELDWKMTISGVGKCRQVGISESGIDDAVEKLVARGYKVGRIEQLETSDQAKARGANTVIQRKLVQVVTPSTVTDGNIGPDAVHLLAIKEGNSGLENGATVYGFAFVDCAALRFWVGSLVDDASFAALGALLMQVSPKEVVYESRGMSKEAQKALKKYSVTGSTALQLTPVQPSSDFVDTSEVRNLIQSKGYFRGSSNPWNDSLDSISHNDVALSALGELIGHLSRMMLHDVLQNGDILPYQVYRGCLRMDGQTFINLEIFNNNHDGGLSGTLFKYLDNCVTSPGKRLLRKWICHPLKCIDGINNRLNVVEVLMMHPEIMLVISQYLRKLPDLERMLGRVKASSLASASLVLPLIGKKLLKQRVKVFGSLVKGLRIGIDLLLLLQKEGQIMSLLSKNFKLPELNGSVGLDKFLTQFEAAIDSEFPNYQNHDVTDSEAETLSVLMELFTEKAKQWFETINAINCIDVLRSFVITASMPSGSMSRPVILPESKTTSSQDSRGPVLKTKGLWHPFALGESGGQPVPNDLYLGEDSDGYHPRTLLLTGPNMGGKSTLLRATCLTVILAQLGCFVPSESCVLSLVDVIFTRLGATDRIMTGESTFFIECTETASVLQNATQDSLVLLDELGRGTSTFDGYAIAYAVFRHLVEKVNCRLLFATHYHPLTKEFASHPHVTLQHMACAFEPKSETHSKCDRNLVFLYRLASGGCPASYGLQVAVMAGIPEKVVEAASDAGKMMEKTIGESFKTSERRSEFSTLHENWFTALLSAAQMGDCVTNNEGEDEDVYDTLFCLWHEIKSSYQSKQLK, from the exons ATGGAAAATCAGAAAATGCAGCGCCAGAAATCGATACTCTCGTTTTTCCAGAAACCGTCGCCGGCGAATCCGAACTCTGGCACCGGAGAGACTCGTAATGGGCGGGGAGCTTTTCAGTTTACAGGAAAGCAGCAGCACCTTGGTTTTAAAGCTTCGAGTGAGACTGATATTGATGGTTCAGTGGACTCTTCCTTGGAAATCAGGGGAACCGATACCCCACCGGAGAAGGTGCCACGTCAGATTCTACCTGGGACATTCACGGCGATTGATAGCAAAGGTTCTTCGCTTTTCTCGAGCATTATGCATAAGTTCGTGAAGGTCGATGACAAGGAAAAGCCAGCTGAgag GATGCAGGATCATCAGACTTCCACTGGTTTTTTCTCGGCATCTGGTAGAGCTGTTGACCGTAGCAGACAGTCTAAACAAGAAGCATGTGCTCTATATTCTGAAAAGAAGAAGGTTATTACTTCCAATGGTATGATTGATCATGGATGTCTCCTGGTTGATGAAAGCATTGATGATGTCCTAGGGCCAGAGACACCTGGTGTGCAACCTCTAGTTCCTCGTTTGAAGCGAATTCAGGAGGATATACCTAAGTTTGACTGCAGTAATGACTGGTCACTGAATGCTAGCAAAAAAATCAAACTTCTTAAAGACTCGACAACCTCAAGCAAGAAACAAGGCCAAGTATGTGATTCCACTAGCAAATTTGAGTGGCTTGACCCTTTGCAAATTAGAGATGCTAATGGGAGAAGGCCCAAAGATCCTCTTTATGACAAAAAGACACTTTATATACCGCCGGATAATTTGAAGAAAATGTCAGCATCTCAAAAACAGTACTGGACCGTTAAATCGCAGTACATGGATGTTGTCGTATTCTTTAAAGTG GGAAAATTCTATGAGCTCTACGAACTGGATGCTGAAATTGGCCACAAGGAACTTGATTGGAAAATGACCATAAGTGGTGTGGGGAAATGTCGGCAG GTTGGCATATCTGAAAGTGGGATTGATGATGCTGTTGAGAAGCTGGTTGCACGTGG ATATAAAGTTGGACGTATAGAGCAGCTGGAAACATCTGACCAAGCAAAAGCAAGAGGTGCAAATACT GTAATCCAAAGAAAACTAGTTCAAGTTGTCACACCATCAACTGTAACAGATGGTAATATTGGGCCTGATGCAGTTCATCTTCTTGCCATAAAAGAG GGAAATTCTGGGCTAGAAAATGGGGCAACCGTTTATGGTTTTGCTTTTGTTGATTGTGCTGCTCTACGATTTTGGGTTGGCTCCCTTGTTGATGATGCTTCATTTGCTGCTCTAGGAGCATTATTGATGCAG GTCTCACCTAAAGAAGTTGTATATGAAAGCAGAG GGATGTCAAAAGAAGCTCAAAAGGCCCTCAAAAAGTACTCAGTTACTG GTTCAACAGCATTGCAGCTGACTCCAGTTCAGCCATCCTCTGATTTTGTGGATACTTCTGAAGTTAGAAATTTGATTCAGTCAAAGGGTTACTTTAGAGGGTCTTCTAACCCATGGAACGATTCCCTTGACAGCATTAGTCACAATGATGTAGCGCTGAGTGCTCTCGGTGAACTTATTGGTCATTTGTCCAGGATGATG TTACATGATGTTTTACAGAATGGAGATATTTTGCCCTACCAAGTTTATAGAGGTTGCCTCCGGATGGATGGACAGACATTCATCAATCTTGAGATTTTCAATAATAATCATGATGGTGGCTTATCAG GAACATTGTTCAAGTATCTGGATAATTGTGTGACTTCACCTGGTAAGCGGCTTTTAAGGAAGTGGATCTGCCATCCTCTGAAATGTATTGACGGCATTAATAATAGGCTGAATGTTGTCGAAGTTCTAATGATGCATCCAGAAATTATGCTTGTTATTTCCCAATACCTACGCAAGCTTCCGGACTTAGAACGAATGCTTGGACGAGTGAAGGCTAGTTCCCTGGCATCAGCTTCGCTTGTACTGCCCTTAATTGGAAAAAAACTGTTGAAACAGCGA GTGAAAGTGTTTGGGTCTCTGGTGAAGGGACTTCGGATAGGAATAGATTTATTATTGCTATTGCAGAAGGAAGGCCAAATAATGTCATTATTGTCAAAGAATTTCAAACTTCCAGAGCTAAACGGAAGTGTTGGACTTGATAAATTCCTTACTCAATTTGAAGCAGCAATAGACAGTGAATTCCCCAATTACCAG AACCACGATGTAACAGATTCAGAGGCTGAAACGCTGTCTGTGCTGATGGAGCTGTTTACCGAGAAAGCAAAGCAATGGTTTGAAACCATCAATGCCATTAATTGTATTGATGTACTAAGATCTTTTGTGATCACTGCGAGCATGCCATCTGGATCCATGTCTAGGCCTGTTATTTTGCCTGAGTCCAAAACTACTTCCAGCCAAGATTCCAGGGGGCCTGTTCTTAAAACTAAAGGACTATGGCATCCATTTGCCCTTGGAGAAAGTGGAGGACAGCCTGTTCCTAATGATTTGTACCTCGGTGAGGATTCTGATGGTTATCATCCTCGCACTTTGCTGCTGACTGGACCAAATATGGGAGGAAAGTCAACCCTTTTGCGTGCCACATGTCTAACCGTTATATTGGCACAG CTTGGTTGTTTTGTGCCCAGTGAAAGTTGTGTTCTCTCACTTGTTGACGTTATTTTCACACGACTTGGTGCCACTGATCGAATTATGACAGGAGAGA GTACATTCTTCATTGAGTGTACAGAAACAGCTTCAGTTCTTCAAAACGCCACGCAAGATTCTCTTGTTCTTCTTGATGAGCTGGGTCGAGGAACAAGCACTTTTGACGGATATGCCATTGCCTATGCA GTGTTTCGCCATCTTGTTGAGAAGGTAAACTGCAGATTGCTCTTTGCAACACACTACCACCCACTTACAAAAGAATTTGCTTCTCATCCACACGTAACACTCCAACACATGGCCTGTGCTTTCGAGCCAAAATCCGAAACTCATTCAAAATGTGACCGGAATCTGGTTTTCCTCTACCGCCTTGCCTCTGGCGGATGCCCCGCAAGTTACGGGTTGCAAGTGGCTGTCATGGCCGGAATACCAGAAAAGGTAGTGGAAGCAGCTTCAGATGCTGGGAAAATGATGGAAAAAACAATTGGGGAGAGTTTTAAGACAAGTGAACGCAGGTCAGAGTTCTCTACTCTCCATGAAAACTGGTTTACAGCTTTATTAAGCGCAGCACAAATGGGAGATTGTGTTACTAATAATGAAGGTGAAGATGAAGATGTTTATGATACTTTGTTTTGCTTGTGGCATGAGATAAAGAGCTCTTATCAATCAAAGCAACTGAAATAG